From the genome of Lentimonas sp. CC4, one region includes:
- a CDS encoding discoidin domain-containing protein gives MKKIPHLMLAFTLLGTSSALATDVNLAKGATAIASSHQADYHAEKALDQVVSDASRWLAAKGDKTPWIEITFPAPVTVEAVDVLSGWKSDRKSVLADFDLSLEIDGAWVTVEGGKIRKNTESSRRVNLSGQAVTKLRLEVLDGGFGRVREIAVYDSNEAEGAFVEKSQAQKTTGDIALDSTIHQIALNQVGYQTAASKRFTAPLSGDGVAFGITAVGRSEVLYEGKIQAHIGDFSDFRPADSDTHYVVTVTGGKLKAHESDPFLIREAIYEEHYWQSAVDFLIDSRSVVGTSATAYGGCPWRDGVYYDAIIPALALFYSANPELVNAMPHQIDWQAEQTRMLASGFKLDRKEPSDGGALQATKDYYGMEPPLAGASDVAKLIHWGAGYYLNHPVTRDPSRDPLPGQIHPQTVEQVAYVLWAWPLLKDELPQSFYEQCRDFCFANWDGSLEISEWWDPASYNTVEDVMGPSTRPDKRHPFKGRHAPGHSIVPNLIMHEVAKSEGRADADKYLNAAVKQAEWIIENLDWNDPRTTKGHRMSEHRTIPNLVWLLQKYPKQAPAGLQEKITEWAQVAVSRSDNLWDLRRYDMGAHWTIPSMNDLGNLIASPAIFLSASWVVEDPKLKSRLEQLSTASVDNIFGRNPRIAAAPAHPEKGFPEVERGWPKLFPNNRCARLERCRGTISSLPGSEMYPFNPKGAYRHPEGWVNYGAAWCISLGYLRFDASQTTPELLKK, from the coding sequence ATGAAAAAAATACCCCATTTAATGTTAGCCTTTACGTTGCTTGGAACCTCCAGTGCACTGGCGACTGATGTGAACCTCGCTAAGGGGGCTACGGCAATCGCTTCGAGCCATCAAGCAGACTATCACGCTGAAAAAGCGCTCGATCAGGTTGTAAGCGATGCCTCGCGTTGGTTAGCTGCTAAGGGCGACAAAACACCGTGGATTGAAATTACCTTCCCCGCGCCGGTTACGGTCGAAGCAGTGGATGTGTTGTCTGGATGGAAGTCGGATAGAAAGTCGGTGCTGGCGGATTTTGATCTCAGTCTTGAGATCGATGGAGCGTGGGTGACGGTCGAGGGGGGCAAGATTCGTAAGAATACAGAGAGCTCGCGTCGTGTGAATCTATCCGGGCAAGCGGTAACGAAGCTTCGCTTGGAAGTCCTGGACGGAGGCTTTGGGCGAGTGCGTGAAATCGCGGTGTATGACTCCAATGAAGCCGAGGGCGCTTTTGTCGAGAAGAGTCAGGCTCAGAAGACAACTGGCGACATCGCATTGGATTCGACGATCCACCAGATCGCGTTGAATCAAGTCGGGTATCAGACGGCTGCTAGTAAACGTTTCACCGCACCACTTTCAGGGGATGGTGTAGCGTTTGGCATCACTGCAGTGGGTCGCTCAGAGGTGCTCTATGAGGGGAAAATCCAAGCGCATATCGGCGATTTTAGCGACTTCCGTCCAGCGGATAGCGACACGCATTATGTGGTCACGGTAACAGGCGGCAAATTGAAGGCGCACGAGAGTGATCCGTTTTTGATTCGGGAAGCTATTTACGAAGAGCACTACTGGCAGTCGGCGGTCGATTTCCTCATCGACTCACGCAGTGTAGTTGGGACGTCTGCAACGGCCTATGGCGGTTGTCCGTGGCGCGATGGGGTTTACTACGATGCGATCATCCCCGCGTTGGCACTTTTTTACTCCGCGAATCCGGAATTGGTGAATGCGATGCCGCATCAGATTGATTGGCAGGCTGAGCAGACCCGCATGCTTGCGTCTGGCTTCAAGCTGGACCGAAAAGAACCGAGTGACGGAGGGGCGTTGCAGGCGACCAAAGACTACTACGGGATGGAGCCGCCGCTTGCCGGTGCATCGGATGTCGCCAAGCTAATTCACTGGGGAGCGGGCTATTATTTGAACCACCCTGTAACGCGGGATCCGAGTCGCGATCCACTGCCGGGGCAGATACATCCGCAGACAGTGGAGCAGGTCGCTTATGTGCTCTGGGCTTGGCCGCTCTTAAAAGATGAATTACCGCAATCGTTCTATGAGCAGTGCCGTGACTTCTGCTTTGCAAATTGGGACGGTTCGCTGGAGATAAGCGAGTGGTGGGATCCCGCCAGCTACAATACAGTGGAAGATGTGATGGGTCCGTCCACCCGGCCGGATAAGCGCCACCCGTTTAAAGGTCGTCATGCGCCGGGTCATTCCATCGTGCCAAACCTGATCATGCACGAAGTGGCCAAAAGTGAGGGGCGAGCCGATGCGGACAAATATTTAAACGCCGCCGTCAAGCAGGCCGAGTGGATCATCGAGAACCTCGATTGGAACGATCCACGCACGACCAAGGGGCATCGCATGAGCGAGCACCGCACCATCCCGAATCTGGTTTGGTTGCTCCAGAAATATCCAAAGCAAGCGCCTGCAGGATTGCAGGAAAAAATTACGGAATGGGCGCAAGTTGCTGTCAGTCGCTCGGATAATCTCTGGGACTTACGTCGCTATGACATGGGGGCTCACTGGACGATTCCTTCGATGAATGATTTAGGTAACTTGATCGCCTCACCTGCCATATTTCTCTCTGCTTCTTGGGTGGTGGAAGACCCCAAGCTCAAGTCTCGCCTTGAGCAGTTATCGACCGCATCGGTTGACAACATATTTGGTCGCAACCCACGCATCGCGGCGGCTCCCGCCCATCCCGAGAAGGGCTTCCCTGAAGTCGAACGTGGATGGCCGAAGCTTTTCCCAAATAATCGCTGCGCGCGTCTAGAGCGTTGCCGTGGCACGATCTCCAGTCTGCCTGGTTCGGAAATGTATCCGTTCAATCCTAAAGGGGCGTATCGTCACCCCGAAGGTTGGGTGAATTATGGCGCCGCTTGGTGTATCAGTTTGGGTTACCTTCGCTTTGATGCGTCACAGACCACTCCTGAACTTCTCAAGAAATAG
- a CDS encoding PEP-CTERM sorting domain-containing protein (PEP-CTERM proteins occur, often in large numbers, in the proteomes of bacteria that also encode an exosortase, a predicted intramembrane cysteine proteinase. The presence of a PEP-CTERM domain at a protein's C-terminus predicts cleavage within the sorting domain, followed by covalent anchoring to some some component of the (usually Gram-negative) cell surface. Many PEP-CTERM proteins exhibit an unusual sequence composition that includes large numbers of potential glycosylation sites. Expression of one such protein has been shown restore the ability of a bacterium to form floc, a type of biofilm.), whose amino-acid sequence MSTLTKSLFIAVSFLGAGTLAQAAPTIVLNDGFEASDASLDANGWTETGGAWNLSTSGFGNPDNYAWSGSGVSATISKDTTYVIQSDDQFDLSFDLRRLENNNTLIGTLTASLFYNAGAGDVVLGSAQYIRDDYSNVWSEDVTVPTIVGTASSVGENLQVSFSFSGGNTTNARFGIDNVKIEAIPEPGTYALLAGMLALTSVMIRRRRA is encoded by the coding sequence ATGAGCACACTTACTAAATCATTATTCATTGCAGTTAGCTTCCTCGGTGCTGGCACGCTCGCGCAAGCGGCCCCTACCATTGTCTTAAACGACGGCTTTGAGGCATCAGATGCAAGCTTGGATGCGAACGGCTGGACTGAAACAGGTGGCGCATGGAATTTGTCCACCTCTGGTTTTGGAAATCCTGACAACTATGCATGGTCCGGCAGCGGCGTGTCTGCCACCATTTCAAAAGACACCACTTACGTGATTCAGTCGGACGACCAGTTTGACCTGAGTTTTGACCTTCGCAGACTGGAAAATAATAACACACTCATTGGAACCCTTACAGCGTCGCTCTTTTACAATGCCGGTGCTGGAGATGTGGTATTGGGGTCAGCGCAGTATATTCGTGATGATTATTCGAACGTGTGGTCTGAAGACGTCACTGTGCCCACGATCGTCGGCACAGCTTCATCGGTCGGCGAAAACCTCCAAGTTAGTTTTAGCTTCTCGGGTGGTAATACGACGAACGCGCGGTTCGGTATTGATAACGTTAAGATTGAGGCGATCCCCGAGCCGGGCACCTACGCACTGCTTGCAGGTATGCTAGCATTGACGTCTGTGATGATTCGCCGACGCCGCGCTTAG